From Pedobacter aquae:
AGAGCAGAGTATCAGCACAATTTAGCTCAGCAAATTTACCTTACTAATGATGCTTGGCAAATCATCAAAAGAGTAAAAGATGATACCATAAGTATCATCAACTCGGCAGTAAAGAGCCTTCCGGCTGATGCTAGCGCCGTAGATTTAAGTAAAGTTGTTTTTTCTCGTTTAGATAGTATCGAGGAAAACCCTTACGAGTTAGCTTTGTTAGTGATTAAGAAAGATATTCAAGAAATGTAATTCATCATCATATGGCAGATAAACTCAATAAAACAACTTCAGGTATTGAAATTAAAGAAGTTTATCATCAGCCTAAGCAGGATATTGAAAAACCTGGCGAATTCCCATTTACTAGAGGTATACAAAAAGATATGTATCGCGGTAGATTATGGACAATGCGCCAATACGCAGGTTTTTCTACCGCCGAAGAATCAAACAAAAGATATCATTATTTACTGCAACAAGGCACTACAGGTTTATCTGTTGCTTTTGATTTACCAACGCAAATAGGTTATGATTCTGATCATGACATGGCAGAAGGCGAAGTAGGTAAAGTAGGTGTTGCTATAGACTCTTTAGAGGATATGGAAATACTTTTTGATGGTATTAAGCTAGCGGATATCACTACTTCAATGACTATCAATGCTACAGCCGCCACATTATTAGCCATGTACATTGCATTAGCAAAAAAACAAGGAGCAGATTTATCTCAAATTTCTGGAACTATTCAAAATGATATTTTAAAAGAATACGCTGCCCGAGGTACTTATATTTATCCACCAAAGCCTTCTATGCGCCTCATAACAGACGTTTTTGAGTATTGCAGCAAAGAACTTCCAAAATGGAATACCATTTCAATATCAGGTTATCATATCAGAGAGGCGGGTTCAACAGCGGTACAAGAATTAGCCTTTACTTTGGCAAACGGAAAAGCATACTTGCAGGCCGCCATAGATAAAGGCTTAGATATTAATCTTTTTGCACAGCGTTTATCATTCTTCTTCAATTGCCACAATAATTTTTTCGAAGAGATTGCCAAATTTAGAGCAGCAAGAAGAATGTGGGCAAACATCACTAAATCTTTAGGGGCAACAAATAATAAGGCACAACAATTACGTTTTCATACGCAAACAGGAGGCTCTACTTTAACAGCACAACAACCTCAAAATAATATTGTAAGGGTAACAAACCAAGCTTTAGCTGCCGTTCTTGGAGGAACACAGTCTTTACACACCAATGGTTTTGATGAAGCTTTATCTCTCCCAACAGAAGAGGCCGCTAAAATAGCCTTAAGAACACAACAAATTATTGCATTTGAAACAGGTGTTACCCAAACGGTAGACCCTTTGGCAGGTTCTTATTTTATAGAATCTCTTACAGATGAGTTAGAAAAATTAGCTCAAGCATACATAGATAGGATAGATAGCATGGGTGGGGCTGTACAAGCTATAGAAAATGGTTTTGTACAAGGTGAAATTGCAGCAGCAGCTTATGATTATCAAAAAGCTATAGAAAATGGCGAGCAAATTATTGTTGGGGTAAATAAATATCAAGAACAAGAAAGTATTAAGCAAGATGTTTTTCGGGTTGATGACAGCATCAGAAAAACACAAATCGATAAGATTAAGCTATTAAAAGAAAGAAGAAACCAAGAAGCCGTTACCCAAAAACTAGCCGATTTACAGCTTGCTGCAAAAAATAACCTTAACGTAATGCCTTTTTTACTTGCCGCAGTTGAAGAATATGCAACTTTAGGCGAAATTGCCGATACTTTTAGAGAAGTATTTGGAGAATACTAAAAACACTAACTAAATCATTAATATGAAATTTAAATTTTTAATAGTTGCTCTTGCAG
This genomic window contains:
- a CDS encoding acyl-CoA mutase large subunit family protein; the protein is MADKLNKTTSGIEIKEVYHQPKQDIEKPGEFPFTRGIQKDMYRGRLWTMRQYAGFSTAEESNKRYHYLLQQGTTGLSVAFDLPTQIGYDSDHDMAEGEVGKVGVAIDSLEDMEILFDGIKLADITTSMTINATAATLLAMYIALAKKQGADLSQISGTIQNDILKEYAARGTYIYPPKPSMRLITDVFEYCSKELPKWNTISISGYHIREAGSTAVQELAFTLANGKAYLQAAIDKGLDINLFAQRLSFFFNCHNNFFEEIAKFRAARRMWANITKSLGATNNKAQQLRFHTQTGGSTLTAQQPQNNIVRVTNQALAAVLGGTQSLHTNGFDEALSLPTEEAAKIALRTQQIIAFETGVTQTVDPLAGSYFIESLTDELEKLAQAYIDRIDSMGGAVQAIENGFVQGEIAAAAYDYQKAIENGEQIIVGVNKYQEQESIKQDVFRVDDSIRKTQIDKIKLLKERRNQEAVTQKLADLQLAAKNNLNVMPFLLAAVEEYATLGEIADTFREVFGEY